From Eubalaena glacialis isolate mEubGla1 chromosome 5, mEubGla1.1.hap2.+ XY, whole genome shotgun sequence, one genomic window encodes:
- the LOC133092737 gene encoding large ribosomal subunit protein eL22-like produces MAPVKKLVVKGGKKKKQVLKFTLDSTHPVEDGIMDAANFEQFLKERIKVNGKAGNLGGGVVTTERSKSKITVTSEVTFSKRYLKYLTKKYLKKNNLRDWLRVVANSKESYELRYFQINQDEEEEEDED; encoded by the coding sequence ATGGCACCAGTGAAAAAGCTTGTGGTGAAGGGGggcaaaaaaaagaagcaggtccTGAAGTTTACTCTTGACTCTACGCATCCTGTAGAAGATGGAATCATGGATGCTGCCAATTTTGAGCAGTTTCTTAAGGAAAGAATCAAAGTGAATGGAAAAGCTGGGAATCTCGGAGGAGGTGTTGTAACAACTGAAAGAAGCAAAAGCAAGATCACTGTAACTTCCGAGGTGACTTTTTCCAAAAGGTATTTGAAATATCtcacaaaaaaatatttgaagaagaatAATCTCCGTGATTGGTTACGCGTAGTTGCTAACAGCAAAGAAAGTTACGAATTACGTTACTTCCAGATTAATCAagatgaagaagaggaggaagatgaggattGA